Within the Luteimonas sp. JM171 genome, the region CAGCTCGGTCTTGCCGACGCCGGTGGGCCCGAGGAACAGGAACGTGGCTACCGGCTTGCTGCCCTCGCGCAGGCCGGCGCGCGACAGCCGCACCGCATCGGCGACGGCGCGCACCGCTTCGTCCTGCCCGACCACGCGCTCGTGCAGACGCTGCTCCAGGTGCAGCAGCTTCTCGCGCTCCTCCACCGTCAGCTCGTTCACCGGAATGCCGGTCAGGCGCGAGACGATCTGGGCCACGTGCTCGGCCTTGACCTCGGCGCTGCCCGAGGCGCGCTCGCGCTCCCATTCCTCGACGCGCTTCTTGAGCTCGGATTCCTTGGCTTCGATCCGCTTGCCGATGTCCGCCGCCTTGTCGTATTGCTTGCGGGCTGCCAGGTAGTCCTGCTCACGGCGCAGCTGGTGCAGTTCCGCCTCCAGCTCCTGCACGGCGATCGGGCGCGCCGTCGCAGACAGCTTCACGCGTGCGGCGGCCTGATCAAGCAGGTCGATGGCCTTGTCCGGCAGGAAGCGCGCGGTGATGTAGCGGTCGGAGAGCTCGGCGGCGGCGATGATCGCCCCCTCCGAGATGCTCACCTTGTGGTGCGCCTCAAAGGTGTCGCGCAGGCCGCGCAGAATCATGATGGCCTGCGCCACGGTGGGCTCCGGCACCATCACCGGCTGGAAGCGTCGCTCCAGCGCGGCGTCCTTCTCGATGTACTTCTGATATTCGTTGAGCGTGGTGGCGCCGATCAGGTTCAGCTCGCCACGCGCCATCATAGGCTTGAACACGTTGGCCACGTCCAGGCCGCCTTCGCCGCCGCCCTGGCCCGCACCGACGATGGTGTGCACCTCGTCGATGAACAAAATCATTTCGCCCTGGTGCTCGGAGATTTCCTTGAGCACCTTCTGCACGCGCTCCTCGAACTCGCCCCGGTACTTGGCACCTGCGACCATTGCATTGATGTTCAGCTCAACCAGGCGCTTGTCGCGCAGCGTCTCGGGCACCTCGCCGGCCACCATGCGCTGCGCCAGCCCCTCGACGATGGCGGTCTTGCCCACGCCGGGCTCGCCGATCAGCACCGGGTTGTTCTTCTTGCGCCGTGCCAGCACCTCGATCGTGGTCTCGATCTCCTGGGCTCGACCGATGACCGGGTCCAGCTTGCCGTCACGCGCCATCTTCGTCAGGTCGCGGGAGTACTTGTCGAGCTCGGGGGTGTTGGTGGGCGTCTCGGCGCGGCCGTCCTCGGCACCCTTGCCGACCACCTTGCTGACCTGCTGGCGCAGCGCCTGCGGCGTGAGGCCATAGCGGCGCAGCAGGTTGGCCGCCAGACCTTCGCCTTCTTCGGCCAGTCCCACCAGAAAATGCTCGGGGCCGACATAGGAATGACCGAGGTCGTTGGAGGCCACGAAGGCGCGGCTGAGTGCGTCCTTGACGCGCGGCGACACACCGATTTCGCCCTCGAAGGGCTTGTCGCCCCGCTTGGCCTCGGATTCGATCTGGCGTTTGAGGTCGTCCACCTTGATCTTGAACTGACCAAGGATGGTCTTGACCACGTCACTGTCGGTCAGCGACAGCAGCAGGTGTTCGGTATCCACCTCGGGACGGCCAAACTCGGCAGCGTGCTTGGCGGCCTCCTGCAGCAGGGTCTCTGATTGTTCGCTGATGCGGCTGGCCAGCCCGCCACCGCGACGGCGCGGTGCTCCGACCCCTGCGGACGCCGGTTCGCCGAACGAGGCATCGACCACTTCATCGTCGGCATCGGCTGTCACCGGCACCGAGTCGTCACCGAGGCGGAAGAAGTCGCTGCCCAGGAAATCCTCGAACAGCCCGCTGCGCGAGCCGAACAAGGCTTCCAGCGGGGAAACGCTGCGCTTTTGCTGGCGTACCAGCTGGCGGTAGTGGTCGTCGCACAGCAGCATGGTGCTTTGGCGACCATTCAGATTGGCTTCTACCCGCACGGTGGCGGGTTGGCCGCAGACTTGGCATTGTGTCCGACTCATCACTTATCTCCCGTTGAATGTATTTGATCAAGGCGTAACAGCTGCAGCGGATGCGCACGGTCGGCAACGGTAATGCCGGCATCGGCCAGGCGCGCGTTGACGAAGGCAGTTGCCTGCTCCATCCACAATTGCGCCGCGTCTTCGGTTGCATCGAGCACCTCGGCAATGACGGAAAGGGTAATCCCATCAAGTTCAGCAAGCAGTAGCGTCCGGCGCCACGACACAGGGAGCGCCTTGACTGTATCAACGAGGTAGGCCGTTTCGCTGATGGCTTCCTGCGCCACTTCTTCGGCATCCGTTCCCGTTTCGCTTTCAAGTGCCACCGCTGTCTCGTCTCCGGCCGGCAAGATGTCTACCAGCCTGAGGCTGTCATCGGGCTGGTAGTACTCATAGATTTCTTCTTCCACCATCGCTTCGGCCTGGTCCTCGGCGTCTGCCGGAACCGGGGCATCCAACGATACGCTTTCGCCGAACTGACGGCTCGCTGCCACTTCGCGGTCAATGACCTTGAACAGTTTCTTTATTAGTTGCCGATACACCGCATCCTGAGTTTTGCCCAGTTGCCAGGCGACTTTGGTCTCTGCGATCGCTTGGTCAACGACATCGGCAAGCGTTGGGTAGTCGGCCGGCAAGTCACCGACGGCACGCAGATAAGCCAATTCGCGTCGGGCTACCGTTTCGAGGCGCGCTTTCAAGGGCTCGATGCCCTTCTGTGCCGCTTCGATCGTGGCAGACGGCAGGGCGTCGAACTGCGCCTTGAGGGCGCGCAGACGCTCACGCCGGCTATGCCGTTTGTACTCATGCTGATGTCGCAACCGATCGAAGTGCTTCCTGCTTTGGCGGAACAAGATCTTCATGGCATTTTGGCTGGCCATATCAACGTCCTTGCCCTCCGCATGGGCGGTGACGATTTTCTTGCCGGTCAGGCGCATGTGCAGATTGACCGTGAAGGATCTTTCGCCGCGCTTGCGCTTCTCCAAAGTGGCATGGAGCACGGTGTCATTCGCCCCATGTTTTTGCAGCAGGGGGAGGATCTGCTTGGCAGCGAGCGCTTCGAGGAGCGCGGGCCAGCGATGCCTGATCTCGTCGCCAACACCCTCAAAATAAGCCTGTATTTTCATGTTCTTCTTCCTTATACTCGCTCTGCAGCTCAGCGTTGGGGCTAATCAGGTCAGTAAGAAACTGCGCTCAGGCCGTCACGCCGGTCGGAGCGTTTGAACCGTCCGTTTTGCATTCAGATTGATTCCGGCGCAAACGCAGACCCAGAAAAATCAGAAGCATACCAAGGAAGGCCGCATAGGCACCCAGCACCCAGCCCATCGCGAGAAAGGTTTCGGCCGGCCTGGTAAACAATAACCAGACCAGCACGCTGCTGAGCGCAATGGATAACAATCCGCTGAGCATGAGCCAGATCTCGCCGCGAATTTCCTTACGCAGGCGCCAGGCGGCAAACACCTCCGCCCAGCCAGTCAGCATCGACCATACGGCGATACTGGTCCACAGGAAGATTGCCAGCACCCAGGTCGCCACCAA harbors:
- the clpK gene encoding heat shock survival AAA family ATPase ClpK: MSRTQCQVCGQPATVRVEANLNGRQSTMLLCDDHYRQLVRQQKRSVSPLEALFGSRSGLFEDFLGSDFFRLGDDSVPVTADADDEVVDASFGEPASAGVGAPRRRGGGLASRISEQSETLLQEAAKHAAEFGRPEVDTEHLLLSLTDSDVVKTILGQFKIKVDDLKRQIESEAKRGDKPFEGEIGVSPRVKDALSRAFVASNDLGHSYVGPEHFLVGLAEEGEGLAANLLRRYGLTPQALRQQVSKVVGKGAEDGRAETPTNTPELDKYSRDLTKMARDGKLDPVIGRAQEIETTIEVLARRKKNNPVLIGEPGVGKTAIVEGLAQRMVAGEVPETLRDKRLVELNINAMVAGAKYRGEFEERVQKVLKEISEHQGEMILFIDEVHTIVGAGQGGGEGGLDVANVFKPMMARGELNLIGATTLNEYQKYIEKDAALERRFQPVMVPEPTVAQAIMILRGLRDTFEAHHKVSISEGAIIAAAELSDRYITARFLPDKAIDLLDQAAARVKLSATARPIAVQELEAELHQLRREQDYLAARKQYDKAADIGKRIEAKESELKKRVEEWERERASGSAEVKAEHVAQIVSRLTGIPVNELTVEEREKLLHLEQRLHERVVGQDEAVRAVADAVRLSRAGLREGSKPVATFLFLGPTGVGKTELAKALAEAIYGDEGALLRIDMSEYGERHTVARLVGAPPGYVGYDEGGQLTEKVRRKPYSVLLLDEIEKAHPDVHNILLQVFDDGRLTDGKGRVVDFTNTIIIATSNLGSDIIQRRLKARGAAGEEYEKTKNEVMEVLRGHFRPEFLNRIEEIIVFHALGKEEIRHIVGLQLDRVARNAASQGVTLTFDQTLIDHFAEEGYKPEFGARALKRLIRSELETALAREMLGGSIGKGDHVVARWDDKAERVGFERTEPPKSKIEADKPDEAKPAETKSTDAPKSGDGKGSRKKKPASDPS
- a CDS encoding HPF/RaiA family ribosome-associated protein encodes the protein MKIQAYFEGVGDEIRHRWPALLEALAAKQILPLLQKHGANDTVLHATLEKRKRGERSFTVNLHMRLTGKKIVTAHAEGKDVDMASQNAMKILFRQSRKHFDRLRHQHEYKRHSRRERLRALKAQFDALPSATIEAAQKGIEPLKARLETVARRELAYLRAVGDLPADYPTLADVVDQAIAETKVAWQLGKTQDAVYRQLIKKLFKVIDREVAASRQFGESVSLDAPVPADAEDQAEAMVEEEIYEYYQPDDSLRLVDILPAGDETAVALESETGTDAEEVAQEAISETAYLVDTVKALPVSWRRTLLLAELDGITLSVIAEVLDATEDAAQLWMEQATAFVNARLADAGITVADRAHPLQLLRLDQIHSTGDK
- a CDS encoding DUF308 domain-containing protein, whose amino-acid sequence is MSGTQTIGQGGDTLCSMSRNWWAFVLRGVLALVLAVLAFLMPAEALLALTLVYGAFSLVDGGFSLLAAVRKIRRGRRWGWFAFRGVVGIVAGIVVLVVPLVATWVLAIFLWTSIAVWSMLTGWAEVFAAWRLRKEIRGEIWLMLSGLLSIALSSVLVWLLFTRPAETFLAMGWVLGAYAAFLGMLLIFLGLRLRRNQSECKTDGSNAPTGVTA